The following proteins are encoded in a genomic region of Methanomicrobiales archaeon HGW-Methanomicrobiales-1:
- a CDS encoding histone deacetylase has translation MTRCSAITNPLSVWHAAPGHPECQARLDAVMSVLPPSLPLYSAPPAPLEDVERIHDPYFLRWLAMQCETTPSVYYLDRDTYITPRSFDVALHAAGAAIAAAQRAMNGEHCLSLTRPPGHHAERDRTMGFCLLNNAAIAAKHALGSVDRVAIIDWDVHHGNGTQQAFYHSDRVLYCSVHQRGMFPYSGDVSESGTGAGAGYTINAPLAAGAGIGDYQEVFSGIFCPALRRFRPDLVIISAGQDLLFDDPLGWMRIRPGDCAILTRLIMDAAEGSMAFVLEGGYGPSHGEAVRQILSALTRERDIPVPGKISVSQETRAVVSQLKKIHGLP, from the coding sequence ATGACGCGTTGTTCCGCAATCACCAATCCACTCTCTGTCTGGCATGCTGCCCCGGGTCACCCGGAATGCCAGGCACGGCTTGATGCAGTTATGTCTGTTCTCCCTCCCTCTCTCCCCCTCTATTCCGCACCTCCTGCCCCCCTCGAGGATGTGGAACGAATACATGACCCTTATTTTCTCCGGTGGCTTGCAATGCAGTGTGAAACCACCCCCTCGGTATACTATCTCGATCGGGATACCTATATTACTCCCCGTTCATTCGATGTGGCTCTCCATGCAGCAGGTGCCGCGATTGCAGCAGCGCAAAGGGCAATGAATGGCGAACACTGTCTTTCGCTCACCCGTCCCCCGGGCCACCATGCGGAACGCGATCGTACCATGGGGTTCTGCCTGCTCAACAATGCCGCAATTGCTGCAAAGCACGCACTGGGGAGTGTTGACCGGGTTGCGATCATTGACTGGGATGTCCACCACGGGAACGGCACGCAGCAAGCATTTTACCACAGCGACCGGGTGCTCTACTGCTCCGTCCACCAGAGAGGAATGTTCCCCTATTCCGGGGATGTCAGTGAGTCGGGAACAGGAGCTGGTGCAGGGTATACCATCAACGCGCCGCTCGCTGCAGGTGCCGGTATCGGGGATTATCAAGAGGTCTTTTCCGGGATCTTCTGCCCGGCACTCCGGCGTTTCCGCCCGGATCTGGTCATCATTTCAGCCGGGCAGGATCTTCTTTTTGACGATCCGCTGGGCTGGATGCGGATCCGGCCCGGGGATTGTGCAATCCTGACCCGGCTTATAATGGATGCTGCGGAAGGATCGATGGCATTTGTCCTCGAAGGGGGGTATGGCCCGTCCCACGGTGAGGCAGTCCGGCAGATCCTTTCCGCACTTACCCGGGAGCGGGATATTCCGGTACCCGGCAAAATTTCCGTATCACAAGAAACGCGGGCAGTAGTCTCGCAGCTCAAAAAAATTCACGGGTTACCCTGA